The proteins below are encoded in one region of Danio rerio strain Tuebingen ecotype United States chromosome 14, GRCz12tu, whole genome shotgun sequence:
- the setd7 gene encoding histone-lysine N-methyltransferase SETD7 isoform X1 has protein sequence MCWVYYPDGACVVGEVNEEGEMTGKAVAYVYPDGRTALYGSFVDGELIEARLATLTTQENSRPHFTVDPDSPIYCYDKSTSSCIAGHKLLPDPYESQRVYVGQSLISGAGEGLFAQTEAEANTVMAFYNGVRITHTEVDSRDWSMNGNTISLDEDTVIDVPAPFNMTENYCGSLGHKANHSFSPNCKYDQYVHPRFGQIKCIRTIRAVEKDEELTVAYGYDHEPSGKSGPEAPEWYTKQFLEFQQRESGKGADETC, from the exons ATGTGCTGGGTCTACTATCCG GATGGAGCCTGTGTTGTGGGAGAAGTGAATGAAGAAGGAGAAATGACTGGAAAGGCAGTGGCTTATGTGTACCCTGATGGCCGTACGGCTCTGTATGGCTCTTTTGTTGACGGAGAGCTGATCGAGGCTCGGCTTGCGACTCTTACAACCCAAGAGAACAGCCGGCCGCACTTCACTGTTGATCCAGATA GTCCTATTTACTGCTATGATAAATCCACTTCATCCTGTATCGCTGGTCATAAACTGCTGCCTGACCCCTACGAAAGTCAACG TGTGTATGTGGGACAGTCGCTTATTTCCGGAGCTGGAGAAGGGCTTTTTGCACAAACGGAGGCTGAGGCTAACACTGTGATGGCTTTTTATAATGGTGTCCGCATTACACACACTGAG GTGGACAGTCGTGATTGGTCCATGAATGGGAACACCATTTCATTGGACGAGGACACTGTGATTGACGTTCCTGCACCTTTTAATATGACAGAGAATTATTGTGGATCTCTTGGTCACAAGGCCAATCACTCCTTCTCTCCCAACTGCAAATACGACCA GTATGTCCATCCTCGTTTTGGCCAAATAAAATGCATCCGAACAATCCGAGCTGTGGAGAAGGACGAGGAACTCACAGTTGCTTATGGTTATGATCATGAGCCTTCGGGAAAGTCTGGTCCAGAGGCACCAGAATGGTACACGAAGCAGTTTCTGGAGTTTCAGCAGAGGGAGTCAGGAAAAGGGGCAGACGAGACCTGCTAA
- the setd7 gene encoding histone-lysine N-methyltransferase SETD7 (The RefSeq protein has 1 substitution compared to this genomic sequence): MDSDDDNMEEVVEGPLDEDDQPHGFCTVTYSSSDRFEGHFVHGEKNGKGKFFFFDGSTLEGFYVDDALQGQGVYTYEDGGALHGFYVDGELNGPAQEFNSDGQLVFRGRYKDNIRYGMCWVYYPDGACVVGEVNEEGEMTGKAVAYVYPDGRTALYGSFVDGELIEARLATLTTQENGRPHFTVDPDSPIYCYDKSTSSCIAGHKLLPDPYESQRVYVGQSLISGAGEGLFAQTEAEANTVMAFYNGVRITHTEVDSRDWSMNGNTISLDEDTVIDVPAPFNMTENYCGSLGHKANHSFSPNCKYDQYVHPRFGQIKCIRTIRAVEKDEELTVAYGYDHEPSGKSGPEAPEWYTKQFLEFQQRESGKGADETC, translated from the exons GACCACTGGATGAGGATGACCAGCCTCATGGTTTCTGCACTGTGACCTACTCCTCCAGTGACAGATTTGAAGGACATTTTGTTCATGGCGAGAAGAATGGAAAAGGAAAATTCTTCTTTTTTGATGGCAG TACACTGGAGGGTTTCTATGTGGACGATGCTTTGCAGGGTCAGGGTGTTTACACATACGAGGATGGAGGAGCATTACATGGGTTCTACGTAGATGGCGAGCTAAATGGACCTGCTCAAGAGTTCAATTCAGACGGTCAACTAGTCTTCAGGGGACGATACAAGGACAACATTCGCTATGGCATGTGCTGGGTCTACTATCCG GATGGAGCCTGTGTTGTGGGAGAAGTGAATGAAGAAGGAGAAATGACTGGAAAGGCAGTGGCTTATGTGTACCCTGATGGCCGTACGGCTCTGTATGGCTCTTTTGTTGACGGAGAGCTGATCGAGGCTCGGCTTGCGACTCTTACAACCCAAGAGAACAGCCGGCCGCACTTCACTGTTGATCCAGATA GTCCTATTTACTGCTATGATAAATCCACTTCATCCTGTATCGCTGGTCATAAACTGCTGCCTGACCCCTACGAAAGTCAACG TGTGTATGTGGGACAGTCGCTTATTTCCGGAGCTGGAGAAGGGCTTTTTGCACAAACGGAGGCTGAGGCTAACACTGTGATGGCTTTTTATAATGGTGTCCGCATTACACACACTGAG GTGGACAGTCGTGATTGGTCCATGAATGGGAACACCATTTCATTGGACGAGGACACTGTGATTGACGTTCCTGCACCTTTTAATATGACAGAGAATTATTGTGGATCTCTTGGTCACAAGGCCAATCACTCCTTCTCTCCCAACTGCAAATACGACCA GTATGTCCATCCTCGTTTTGGCCAAATAAAATGCATCCGAACAATCCGAGCTGTGGAGAAGGACGAGGAACTCACAGTTGCTTATGGTTATGATCATGAGCCTTCGGGAAAGTCTGGTCCAGAGGCACCAGAATGGTACACGAAGCAGTTTCTGGAGTTTCAGCAGAGGGAGTCAGGAAAAGGGGCAGACGAGACCTGCTAA